The following are from one region of the Pleurodeles waltl isolate 20211129_DDA chromosome 4_1, aPleWal1.hap1.20221129, whole genome shotgun sequence genome:
- the LOC138287222 gene encoding zinc finger protein 271-like encodes MLTHQKTQSCAVDKYRPDPETLTKKEESYTCSESFSLSSQLKPHQQTHTGEKPFRCSECAKSFSRLSCLQRHQRTHTGEKPYHCSECVKSFSQLSHLRIHQRTHTGEKPYHCCECVKSFSHLSALQQHQRTHTGVKPYHCTECGKSFTLLSHLQRHQRTHTGEKPYHCNECVKSFSQLSYLQKHHRSHTGEKPYHCSECESRFSESSTLRKHQRIHTGEKPFRCNKCLKSFRLLSDLQSHHRTHTGEKPYHCSDCGSNFSGSSTLRNHQRIHTGEQPFKCTECVKSFSRLSALQSHQRIHTGEKPYHCNECGSNFSSSSTLRNHQRIHTGEKPFKCNECEKSFSFLSYLKQHQRTHIQEKPYNCSECMKSFSHLSHLQSHQRTHTGEKPYHCNECVKIFSQLSDLQKHQQTYTGKKTYQCSQCRKSSLSASSTLRKHQQIHTGEKPFGCSECVKRFSRLSCLQRHQRTHTGEKPYNCSKCVKSFRQLSHLRIHQQTHTGETIPLQ; translated from the coding sequence ATGTTGACCCATCAGAAAACACAGTCATGTGCTGTAGACAAATATAGACCGGACCCAGAGACTCTAACCAAGAAAGAAGAATCATACACATGCAGTGAGAGCTTTAGTTTGTCATCGCAATTAAAGccccatcagcaaacacacacaggagaaaagccattcagATGCAGTGAATGTGCAAAAAGTTTTAGTCGATTATCATGCCTGCAAAGACATCAGCGAacgcacactggggaaaaaccataccattgcagtgaatgtgtgaagagcttcagtcaGTTATCACACCTACgaatacatcagcgaacacacacaggggaaaaaccataccattgctgtgaatgtgtgaagagctttagccaCTTATCAGCCCTACAAcagcatcagcgaacacacaccggggtaaaaccataccattgcactgagtgtggaaagagctttactctgttatcacacctccaaagacatcagcgaacacacacgggGGAGAAACCATAtcattgcaatgaatgtgtgaagagcttcagtcaGTTATCATATCTCCAAAAACATCACCGATCACACACAggcgaaaaaccataccattgcagcgaATGTGAAAGTCGTTTTAGTGAATCTTCAACATTAAGGAAacatcagcgaatacacacaggagaaaagccttTTAGGTGCAATAAATGTCTGAAGAGCTTTAGGCTGTTATCAGATTTGCAAAGCCATCATCGTACACATaccggggaaaaaccataccattgcagtgactgTGGAAGTAACTTTAGTGGCTCTTCGACATTAAGGAAtcatcagcgaatacacacaggagaacagccattcaagtgcactgaatgtgtgaagagctttagtcgattATCAGCTCTCCAAAGCCATCAGCGTATACACACCGGGGAAAAACCCTATCATTGCAACGAATGTGGAAGTAACTTTAGTAGCTCTTCGACATTAAGGAAtcatcagcgaatacacacaggagaaaagccattcaagtgcaatgAATGTGAAAAGAGCTTTAGTTTTTTATCATACCTAAAACAGCATCAGCGAACACACATTCAGGAAAAACCATACAACTGCAGTGAAtgtatgaagagctttagtcaTTTATCACATCTCCAAagccatcagcgaacacacacaggggagaaaccataccattgcaatgaatgtgtgaagatATTCAGTCAATTATCAGATCTCCAAAAACATCAACAAACATACACAGGCAAAAAAACATACCAATGCAGCCAATGTAGAAAAAGTAGTTTAAGTGCATCTTCAACATTAAGGAAACATCAGCaaatacacacaggggaaaagcccttcggatgcagtgaatgtgtgaaacgTTTTAGTCGATTATCGTGCCTGCAAAGACATCAGCGAacgcacactggggaaaaaccatacaattgcagtaaatgtgtgaagagcttcagacAATTATCACACCTACGaatacatcagcaaacacacactggagaaaccataccattgcagtga